The Mastacembelus armatus chromosome 9, fMasArm1.2, whole genome shotgun sequence genome contains a region encoding:
- the LOC113139216 gene encoding uncharacterized protein LOC113139216: MMAGHTLRLLILCSLLILTEPFEVREDEWEELGPDIAALHRLTGLSQHMSHRSLQGPTEQRDTSTHGVRVQRSSSRVDVDQNPMSLQDELQDCENFTACVIRTEQELDKFLAAIDEQKTDDWLLSAAEISHSYSQKLLVITDREKSTSDRVQQEYSLDPHYSVIVSKECLYNESCVPETDHYTVVKIFGTVSDDGQTVSGLSGPALAELMLNSALEVPPVFSLDGRTTTDFQRNFIQALMFRCSKAVLETLQENHLIYQVMDQPDAVSRYRIPQRPVDHTTQYDHQHILIMENDPVVRKAATSLYEKHRSTSAVYILDENHSPKRIRGDSVPLSEDSRLVLVGHGARDSSEEMRLSGYRAEDVATIIQQTSRYDNKIKTTSVVACVVGSDEAFVKTLTRKLHDSAHIETELHLRDTLIQVTHSGQKITQEISPDGLQWRHKDDSKKVVATVDRNGDVIIRKEQGSKGEAVFTNERNFLMGNSGKKKHGKDKHVKSNPYGWPDEPRRFVNPDIFKNIDQNNIEAVEHAYNELEALTWGIFHSDRPAPEKIQLDPNRINEKHYVIEIYHKLNWIPDKTIKDILPKCYEIKSGEDITNVIRHYAKTGEQNPTYLMVNDWIYAVNPRNLYVYLVGKRLDNNERENPAKQQEVEKAIKDQFGKEKYSDMQRQIVPENAQQPTEYQNKYVQYVRDTFSGNEIPKSTPSKEAWFTTYLTASVISESARNFRTLPLILMGLDMVTSENNIRTEGLKFFFEEHPMARGGSWTDTSCRGFTGSATSEGSSKSQSEKKINEVITREYKMFEMWKQSLTNNVPDQMAEMAQRYKIFGGTQNTEENKFLNSYSTFKEKTEQLPLTTSEGKKIPSTSGTLGGFDDGHVTMKDLTSASAWERTFKLESYFSRTSASFAEQIHGQLKEKYGVNLHLKEGSARIENGQFICDLVSDAADSKAVEARVDLSPESQRYNQKMLQNIEKAVHDLEHHSPVSSHPHNKYLEHTGTAVGAVGLMLGLKGTVRAFEQGDIEHGVMGTLQTAHGVTAMTTAVVAKQALSSEMRLARAAASVIRSPAMKRTMVVIPIVGIGFGIYNIVDDLKRHDTLGYIDASLDGLMVVLDVIEIVQPELAPFIAPVNLALSVVRLLIDDVYMGIQEELNKLPKDAGVLDKLAAGFVGLDKGLLHFVINVANFFYYYPYEEIEQGRKLIEQISDYHKYYKVTKQQDGTSVIDFTSGNYSWNGGGIDFCLADQGLSLFCMENFVSADGSSGRKCWPIDTQGSNDVILGLGESHQLEYTTRKITTVLFIPVGSVQVVSGSKADSSSRYGSYRGNRNSNRFIAVQKAEDKHMMEVMLSYYYRLYGEPGNDMFFLGPQRSYVEGSGGQDSYFIPENGGKTVINNYDPSKAQDTLHFSVDYSHISVSKSGDHVVLMYGDTHTVTIWNWFLSEVYRHMNMVSGDGVFFEISSTVVSSVQLVARAVNKNFMKQGQTVDTSEPLLHTVTTICGSEYDDVLIGNKENNLIDGAGGRDRLTGGEGEDMYMVKDRHDSVVVIDNYSTDNLTDLAIIKANLHSFQVQVQSENVILNISNDQTRFMVILVNWFRSPADRHLFIVTKDLITFTVSDNKADCLHRESLFTKCIRSQSIDYSKSTSPLMVDLQEDQALESLTEVRGSNFSDVIRGNKGHNVFIPGGGDDFIQGRGGEDWYVITPGQGVKTINNQSPDQVVDLLFLRGPYQQITSMCERQNIIIFVNGRRNIILENWFVSKNYQHLQIKTSDGITAGLMSSPNSCTEHLIFPITVDYRNQEPEPLSQPSINNGLLGCYVYRNKNSDERRLCGLRGKVMEMSEADTVKEMYGSSGFDIMVGNSKDNLLDPYTEGALMFGGEGKDTYIIKPGYGNNTIIDNFAEDLNTDTLLVDMDFIDGGKVTLDSPSTADVEVTITSKGEQFKLSLLNYKRSYQHQHLEFQSSDGVLFKLNSLNSTGNAPFFQIEAFKVILKQPQVDCRMDLSSQRNLSKVHTVQGCQSQSNNILGNDQDNALIGGEKDDALEGGEGADTLIGGSGADILIGGMGDDTLYGEDGNDTMMGNSGSDVFIPGPGADLVDGGPGRDTVLYRGDHDKGKGVYVNLLTGQGRYADAEGDVLKDVETVIGTIYSDILVSGYESSLLQGSDGNDVLVSTGGDYLVGGDGHDIYMLAFHNNSVTIDNCAKDNATDVLYFISQAAPIFDCQHRPDAVLLTFFGPRQSTVNIVVRGWTGDAHECGHLKVVFRGKQVSVDGLLQMCELSGEEGFWSSVIGWVTITLIVTVTLIVISLVLFHFVVISQQGRKSRRRTPQQKDTGFTAEVDLTVVGADVGSEISPCLSNQAIDLSMSS; encoded by the exons ATGATGGCAGGTCACACTCTGAGGCTCCTGATCCTCTGCagcctcctcatcctcactgaGCCCTTTG AGGTGAGAGAAGATGAGTGGGAGGAGCTGGGCCCTGACATCGCTGCACTGCATCGCCTCACAGGACTGTCTCAGCACATGTCTCACCGAAGTCTCCAAGGGCCGACAGAGCAGAG GGACACATCCACACATGGGGTCAGAGTTCAGAGGTCATCCAGCAG GGTGGACGTTGACCAAAACCCAATGAGTCTGCAGGATGAGCTTCAGGACTGTGAGAACTTCACAGCTTGTGTTATTCGGACGGAACAG GAGTTGGACAAGTTCTTGGCAGCTATTGATGAACAGAAGACTGACGACTGGCTGCTCAGCGCTGCAGAGATCTCTCACAGCTACAGTCAAAAACTTCTGGTCATCACGGACAGAGAAAAGTCAACAAGTGACCGAGTCCAACAGGAATACAGCTTGGACCCTCATTACTCAGTCATAGTGAGCAAAGAATGCCTGTACAATGAGTCCTGTGTACCAGAAACAGACCACTACACTGTAGTGAAAATATTCGGGACTGTTTCAGACGACGGACAAACTGTGTCTGGCCTCTCTGGACCAGCACTTGCAGAGCTCATGCTGAATTCAGCACTGGAAGTACCACCAGTGTTTTCCCTTGATGGAAGAACAACCACAGACTTCCAGCGTAACTTCATTCAGGCTCTTATGTTCCGTTGCTCCAAAGCAGTCTTAGAAACACTCCAGGAGAATCACCTGATTTATCAGGTCATGGATCAACCTGATGCTGTTTCCAGGTACAGAATTCCACAAAGACCAGTTGATCACACCACACAGTACGACCACCAGCACATCCTCATTATGGAGAATGACCCTGTGGTCAGAAAAGCTGCTACTTCTCTTTATGAAAAGCACCGGTCCACTAGCGCCGTCTATATTCTTGATGAGAACCACAGTCCAAAACGGATCCGCGGGGACTCAGTCCCTCTGTCAGAGGACAGCAGACTGGTGCTGGTAGGTCATGGTGCCAGAGACAGCTCAGAAGAGATGAGACTGTCAGGATACAGAGCTGAAGACGTGGCCACGATCATTCAACAAACCTCCAGGTACgacaataaaatcaaaacaacaagTGTTGTGGCCTGTGTGGTCGGATCAGACGAGGCGTTCGTCAAAACTCTGACAAGAAAGCTCCATGACAGCGCCCACATCGAGACCGAGCTGCACCTGAGGGACACTTTGATTCAGGTCACACACTCAGGACAGAAAATCACCCAGGAAATCTCCCCAGACGGTCTGCAATGGAGACACAAAGATGACAGCAAGAAAGTGGTGGCGACCGTTGATAGGAACGGAGATGTGATTATCAGGAAGGAGCAGGGCAGTAAAGGAGAGGCGGTATTTACCAATGAAAGAAATTTTCTAATGGGAAATAGTGGTAAAAAGAAACATGGTAAAGACAAACATGTTAAGAGCAACCCATACGGTTGGCCAGATGAGCCAAGGAGATTTGTTAACCCAGATATTTTTAAGAACATTGACCAAAACAACATAGAGGCAGTAGAACATGCTTATAATGAACTCGAGGCGCTGACTTGGGGAATCTTTCACTCAGACCGACCAGCGCCTGAAAAAATCCAACTTGACCCAAATcgaataaatgaaaaacactatGTGATAGAAATATATCATAAATTGAATTGGATACCTGATAAAACCATAAAGGACATTCTTCCCAAGTGTTATGAGATTAAGTCAGGAGAAGACATCACAAATGTTATTCGTCACTACGCAAAGACTGGAGAACAGAATCCCACATACCTGATGGTCAATGACTGGATTTATGCTGTTAATCCTAGAaatctgtatgtgtatttaGTAGGAAAAAGGCTGGACAacaatgaaagagaaaatccaGCTAAACAACAGGAAGTTGAAAAGGCCATTAAAGACCAGTTTGGCAAGGAAAAATACTCAGACATGCAAAGACAAATAGTACCTGAGAATGCACAACAACCCACTGAATATCAGAATAAATACGTTCAATATGTTAGAGATACTTTTAGTGGAAATGAAATTCCCAAGAGTACCCCATCCAAAGAGGCCTGGTTCACCACATATCTCACTGCATCAGTTATATCTGAATCTGCCAGAAACTTCAGGACACTCCCCCTGATTCTTATGGGCCTGGATATGGTCACAAGTGAAAACAATATCAGAACAGAAGGACTGAAATTCTTTTTTGAAGAGCATCCAATGGCCAGAGGAGGCAGTTGGACTGACACAAGCTGTCGTGGATTTACTGGCTCAGCAACATCTGAGGGTTCAAGCAAATcacaatcagaaaaaaaaattaatgaagtCATAACCAGAGAATATAAGATGTTCGAAATGTGGAAGCAAAGTTTGACCAATAATGTACCAGATCAGATGGCTGAGATGGCACAACGATACAAGATATTTGGAGGCACACagaacacagaagaaaataaattcttaAACAGTTACAGcacttttaaagaaaaaactgaacaaCTTCCTTTAACAACATCTGAAGGCAAAAAAATCCCTTCAACCTCAGGGACATTAGGAGGCTTTGATGATGGCCATGTAACAATGAAGGACTTGACTTCAGCCTCAGCGTGGGAGAGAACTTTCAAACTTGAATCTTATTTCTCCAGGACGTCGGCATCGTTTGCAGAACAGATCCATGGTCAGCTGAAAGAAAAGTACGGTGTCAATCTGCACCTGAAGGAGGGAAGTGCCAGGATAGAAAACGGACAGTTCATCTGTGATCTTGTTTCTGATGCTGCTGATTCTAAAGCTGTTGAAGCAAGAGTTGATTTATCTCCAGAGAGTCAACGCTACAACCAAAAGATGCTGCAGAACATTGAGAAAGCAGTTCACGACTTGGAACATCACAGTCCAGTCTCCTCCCATCCACATAATAAATACTTAGAGCACACTGGGACTGCAGTGGGGGCCGTAGGCCTCATGCTGGGACTGAAAGGAACTGTCCGTGCTTTTGAACAGGGGGACATCGAACATGGTGTGATGGGGACTTTGCAAACAGCTCATGGAGTGACAGCTATGACAACagctgttgttgcaaaacaagccCTGTCCTCAGAGATGAGACTCGccagagctgcagcttcagtCATCAGAAGCCCTGCAATGAAGAGGACTATGGTGGTTATACCAATAGTCGGGATTGGATTTGGGATATACAATATTGTAGATGATTTGAAAAGACATGACACACTGGGATACATCGATGCTTCCTTAGATGGTCTCATGGTTGTTTTGGATGTTATTGAAATTGTTCAGCCTGAACTAGCACCATTTATAGCACCTGTAAACCTGGCTCTGTCAGTAGTCCGGCTGCTCATTGATGATGTTTATATGGGTATCCAAGAAGAACTAAACAAGCTCCCAAAGGACGCTGGAGTTCTGGATAAACTGGCAGCTGGTTTTGTTGGCCTTGATAAGGGGcttttgcattttgtaattaatgttgcaaattttttttattactaccCTTATGAGGAAATTGAGCAGGGCCGCAAACTTATTGAACAGATATCTGATTATCACAAATATTACAAAGTCACAAAGCAGCAGGATGGAACAAGTGTCATTGATTTCACTAGCGGTAACTATTCCTGGAATGGAGGAGGCATTGATTTCTGTCTTGCTGACCAGGGTCTATCTTTGTTCTGCATGGAGAATTTTGTATCTGCTGATGGAAGTTCTGGGAGGAAGTGTTGGCCCATTGACACACAAGGAAGCAATGATGTAATTCTGGGCCTGGGAGAGTCCCATCAGTTAGAATATACAAccagaaaaataacaacagtCTTGTTCATACCAGTTGGGTCTGTGCAGGTGGTTTCAGGATCTAAAGCTGACTCCAGTTCAAGATACGGGTCATACAGGGGCAACAGAAACTCTAATCGTTTCATTGCAGTTCAGAAAGCAGAGGACAAACACATGATGGAAGTCATGTTAAGTTACTATTACAGGCTTTATGGTGAACCTGGTAATGACATGTTCTTCCTCGGTCCACAGAGAAGTTATGTTGAAGGCTCTGGTGGACAAGACTCATACTTCATCCCTGAAAACGGAGGGAAAACAGTCATCAACAATTACGATCCTTCCAAAGCACAGGACACGCTTCATTTCAGTGTCGACTACAGTCACATTTCTGTGTCTAAATCTGGGGACCATGTTGTGTTAATGTATGGAGACACTCATACTGTGACCATATGGAACTGGTTTCTGAGTGAGGTGTATCGTCATATGAACATGGTGTCAGGAGACGGAGTCTTCTTTGAGATTTCCTCCACTGTGGTTTCTTCAGTTCAGCTGGTGGCCAGAGCAGTTAACAAGAATTTTATGAAACAGGGTCAAACTGTGGACACATCTGAGCCACTTTTACACACAGTTACAACCATCTGTGGCTCTGAGTATGATGATGTGCTCATTGGGAATAAAGAGAACAATCTGATAGACGGAGCAGGAGGTCGGGATCGTCTGACTGGGGGTGAAGGAGAAGACATGTACATGGTAAAAGACAGACATGATTCTGTGGTGGTGATTGACAATTACTCCACAGACAATCTGACAGATCTGGCCATAATAAAAGCAAATCTTCACAGTTTTCAAGTTCAAgtacaaagtgaaaatgttatTCTGAATATTTCCAATGACCAAACAAGGTTCATGGTGATTTTAGTGAACTGGTTCAGATCCCCAGCAGACAGACACCTGTTTATTGTCACGAAGGATCTGATCACTTTCACTGTCTCAGACAACAAGGCCGACTGCCTGCACAGAGAAAGCCTGTTCACCAAGTGCATTAGAAGTCAAAGCATTGACTACAGCAAGTCTACGTCTCCTCTGATGGTGGACCTTCAGGAGGACCAGGCTTTAGAGAGTCTGACGGAGGTCAGAGGGTCAAACTTCAGTGATGTCATCAGAGGAAACAAAGGACACAATGTTTTTATcccaggaggaggagatgattTCATCCAGggtagaggaggagaggacTGGTACGTTATCACACCAGGCCAAGGAGTAAAAACCATCAACAATCAATCACCAGATCAGGTCGTGGACCTCCTCTTCCTGAGAGGACCATATCAGCAAATAACATCGATGTGTGAACGACAGAACATCATCATTTTTGTAAATGGCagaagaaatattattttagagAACTGGTTTGTTTCAAAGAATTATCAGCACCTACAGATCAAGACCAGTGATGGAATAACAGCTGGACTGATGTCCAGCCCCAACAGCTGTACTGAGCATTTAATATTCCCAATAACTGTGGATTATAGGAACCAGGAACCAGAACCACTTTCTCAACCATCAATTAATAATGGACTGCTTGGGTGCTACGTCTACAGGAACAAGAATTCAGACGAAAGACGTTTGTGTGGCCTCCGAGGCAAAGTGATGGAGATGAGTGAAGCTGACACGGTGAAAGAAATGTATGGCTCCTCTGGTTTTGACATCATGGTTGGTAACAGCAAGGACAATTTGCTTGATCCGTACACTGAGGGCGCCCTGATGTTTGGAGGTGAAGGAAAAGACACCTACATAATCAAACCTGGATATGGGAACAACACAATAATCGACAACTTTGCAGAAGATCTGAACACTGACACTCTGTTGGTTGACATGGATTTCATCGATGGAGGCAAAGTCACACTGGACTCACCGTCAACAGCAGATGTAGAAGTGACCATCACGTCAAAAGGGGAACAATTCAAGCTCAGTCTGCTAAACTACAAGAGAAGTTACCAACATCAGCACCTGGAATTCCAGAGCTCTGACGGAGTCCTGTTCAAACTGAACTCACTAAACTCCACTGGAAATGCTCCTTTCTTTCAGATCGAAGCTTTTAAAGTGATTCTGAAACAACCACAGGTTGACTGCCGTATGGACCTCAGCTCTCAGAGAAATCTGTCAAAGGTCCACACAGTCCAAGGCTGTCAGTCCCAGTCCAACAATATACTAGGAAATGATCAAGATAACGCTCTAATTGGTGGGGAGAAGGATGACGCCTTGGAAGGAGGCGAAGGAGCCGATACACTGATTGGAGGAAGTGGAGCGGACATCCTGATTGGTGGCATGGGAGACGACACCCTTTATGGCGAGGATGGAAATGACACGATGATGGGAAACTCTGGCAGTGACGTCTTCATTCCTGGACCAGGGGCAGATCTAGTGGATGGAGGCCCTGGCAGGGACACCGTTCTGTACCGGGGTGATCATGACAAGGGTAAAGGGGTTTACGTGAACCTGCTGACGGGACAAGGCCGTTATGCTGATGCTGAGGGGGACGTGTTGAAGGATGTGGAGACCGTTATTGGCACCATCTACTCTGATATCCTGGTGTCTGGGTATGAAAGTTCTCTCCTGCAAGGCTCAGACGGCAACGACGTGTTGGTGTCCACTGGGGGGGATTATCTGGTTGGGGGTGATGGACATGACATTTACATGTTGGCTTTCCACAACAACTCAGTGACCATTGATAACTGTGCCAAGGACAACGCCACAGATGTTCTGTACTTCATTTCACAGGCAGCGCCAATATTTGACTGCCAACATAGACCTGATGCAGTTTTGCTGACATTCTTTGGACCCAGACAAAGTACTGTAAACATTGTAGTGAGAGGCTGGACTGGTGACGCACATGAGTGTGGACATTTAAAGGTGGTTTTTAGAGGGAAACAGGTGTCAGTGGACGGGCTGCTGCAAATGTGTGAGCTAAGTGGGGAGGAAGGGTTCTGGTCCTCTGTCATAGGTTGGGTTACCATTACCCTTATCGTTACTGTTACCCTTATCGTTATCAGTCTCGTCCTTTTCCACTTTGTTGTCATATCACAACAAGGTAGAAAATCTCGTAGAAGGACACCACAACAAAAGGACACAGGTTTTACTGCAGAGGTCGACCTGACAGTAGTTGGTGCTGATGTCGGCAGTGAAATTAGTCCTTGTCTAAGTAATCAGGCTATAGACTTATCTATGTCCAGCTAG
- the LOC113138603 gene encoding LOW QUALITY PROTEIN: protein mono-ADP-ribosyltransferase PARP14-like (The sequence of the model RefSeq protein was modified relative to this genomic sequence to represent the inferred CDS: substituted 1 base at 1 genomic stop codon) produces the protein SVSGKQVSLSLTVQFQLTYLVNSCVLLSINISELLPGNLSFPKDLVSRVLLTEIHSFSRRKAPRHLKEVAIVVHPSSSQTVDCFIREFRGQTAQRNVQPETQDFKESPVWQTSSQSQQPSASASASIGPVLSPSLGIHQMQMGALTLEVSSGDITKESSDVIVNSSNPDFTLKSGVSKAILDGAGSAVEEECSQIVNSPGYQSSPMIRTSAGKLPSKNILHVVGQNDPAKINEMVLRVLNVCEENKFSSVSLPALGTGQGGASPSAVADAMVGAVVEFVRKKQPRFVRSVKILIFQTAMTTEFHRSMRSRQGQEVEEKSVFTKFKESVTSFFTGPGEERPNSGTSGLEEEFESIVFQLCADNNKAVSQAKRKILDLIVAEQAKRTIRDQYISELSPDDVDQLQALQRELTISLRLDKGLGGQEPSIQLEGLTRDVFTAEAAVRDILRRVERLENQRSKALLLVGRVEWQFCHSSGVMFPFDMYANLQLEEALEKKQSVRIKINDEMYRADVMLRRAVSENRRNEVELLRKDLKDDAALPPHWEDMKEALLKLFPVAAGSKEYDEVKTELTKTSLTPNIISIEXVQNATLWQNYQLMKKQMEVKNKHTNNEKLLFHGTGAGSIDLINTKGFNRGYAGTNGAMFGNGSYFAVDPAYSVGYAKPDAKGHKRMYLTRLLAGDFTQGKAGMITPPSRGSGNAADLYDSVTDKTANPTMFVVFNDIQAYPEYLITFT, from the exons TCTGTTTCTGGGAAACAGGTGAGTCTTTCTTTGacagtccagtttcagctcacttacctagtaaatagttgtgttttacttagtataaatatatctgagttaTTACCAGGAAACCTGAGCTTCCCCAAGGACCTGGTGTCCAGAGTCCTGCTGACAGAGATCCACTCCTTCAGCCGCAGGAAAGCTCCTCGCCATCTGAAGGAGGTGGCCATCGTCGTTCACCCCAGCAGCAGCCAAACTGTGGAT tgtttcatCAGAGAGTTCAGAGGTCAGACCGCCCAGAGAAACGTCCAACCAGAGACACAGGATTTTAAAGAGTCTCCAGTTTGGCAAACATCCAGCCAGTCACAGCAGCCCTCAG cctcagcctcagcctctaTCGGCCCAGTCCTGTCCCCCTCCCTCGGCATACACCAGATGCAGATGGGTGCGCTCACCCTCGAGGTGTCATCAGGTGACATCACCAAGGAGTCCAGTGATGTCATTGTCAACTCCTCCAATCCGGACTTCACCCTTAAGTCAG GAGTGTCCAAGGCGATCTTAGACGGGGCTGGAtcagcagtggaggaggagtGCTCACAGATCG TGAACTCACCAGGTTACCAGTCCAGTCCGATGATCAGGACGTCGGCGGGGAAGCTGCCGAGTAAAAACATCCTGCACGTCGTCGGCCAGAACGATCCTGCAAAGATCAACGAGATGGTTCTCAGGGTGCTGAACGTCTGCGAGGAGAACAAGTTCAGCTCCGTGTCCTTACCTGCCCTGGGAACAG GTCAGGGAGGGGCCAGCCCGTCGGCGGTGGCGGACGCCATGGTCGGAGCGGTGGTGGAGTTTGTGAGGAAGAAGCAGCCGAGGTTTGTTCGCAGCGTGAAGATCCTGATCTTCCAGACCGCCATGACGACGGAGTTCCACAGGAGCATGAGGAGCCGGCAGGgtcaggaggtggaggagaagagcGTCTTCACCAAGTTCAAAG AATCCGTCACTTCGTTTTTTACGGGACCCGGGGAGGAGCGGCCCAACAGTGGCACCTCTGGTCTGGAGGAGGAGTTTGAGTCCATAGTGTTCCAGCTGTGCGCCGACAACAACAAG GCTGTGAGTCAGGCTAAGAGAAAGATCCTGGACCTGATTGTGGCCGAGCAGGCGAAGAGAACCATCAGAGACCAGTATATTAGTGAGCTGTCGCCGGACGACGTGGATCAGCTGCAGGCCCTGCAGAGGGAACTGACCATCAGCCTCCGTTTAGACAAAGGGCTGGGGGGCCAGGAGCCCAGTATCCAGCTGGAAGGCCTGACCAGGGACGTCTTCACCGCCGAGGCTGCAGTCAG GGACATCCTGCGGCGGGTGGAGAGGCTGGAGAACCAGAGGAGCAAGGCCTTGCTGCTGGTTGGACGGGTCGAGTGGCAGTTTTGTCATAGCAGTGGGGTCATGTTTCCCTTCGACATGTACGCCAACCTCCAGCTGGAAGAGGCtctggagaaaaaacaaagcgTGAGGATCAAGATCAACGATGAGATGTACAGGGCCGACGTGATGCTGAGAAGAGCTGTTTCAGAAAACAGACGTAACGAGGTGGAGCTGCTTAGAAAAGACCTGAAGG ATGACGCTGCTCTGCCGCCGCACTGGGAGGACATGAAGGAGGCGCTGCTGAAACTCTTTCCTGTGGCTGCAGGATCTAAAGAATACGACGAAGTGAAGACAGAACTTACAAAGACCAGCCTCACTCCAAACATCATCAGT ATTGAATGAGTCCAGAACGCGACGCTGTGGCAGAACTACCAGCTCATGAAGAAACAGATGGAGGTGAAGAACAAACACACGAACAACGAAAAGCTGCTGTTTCACGGCACCGGGGCCGGTTCCATCGACCTCATCAACACCAAGGGCTTCAACCGCGGCTACGCAGGAACAAACG gtgcGATGTTTGGTAATGGCTCTTACTTTGCTGTGGACCCTGCCTACTCGGTGGGCTACGCCAAACCCGACGCCAAGGGGCACAAACGCATGTACCTGACCAGACTCCTGGCTGGAGACTTTACCCAGGGCAAAGCTGGAATGATCACTCCGCCCAGCAGAGGCTCGGGGAACGCTGCAGACCTGTACGACAGCGTCACCGATAAAACCGCCAACCCAACCATGTTCGTGGTCTTCAACGACATCCAGGCCTACCCAGAATACCTGATCACGTTTACATGA